The genomic segment TTGGCAGACTCGTTAACATACTCCATAAGTCTAACTATGGGCTAACACGCACTACTACTACTTGAAAAATCAACTTGCAAAAGAAGTAATCTATGATCATatgacatacaacatgcatgaggtcccgcACATTAACAATCACTGTTCAATGAAATAATGCATATAAAAGGATTTTGGGACGAGTTGTGTGGGACGGTCAAAGTAGTTACACCGACCCAACCGAGTGAACTAAAGCCAAACTAAGTCGAAAGAACGAACCGAAGATTTTCATTGGATGcttaaacttaaataaatatgaatgtgGTCAATGTGGTCAATGTGGTCAACGTGTTCATATTGGAAGAATAGAATAGTTTTAATTCTATCCACAATGGCGGCTCCACttttgatcataatttagaaCTCAATTTCTCTCAACTTTCCCCTTCTTTAGATCTCTTCCACCTAATCCCCTTCCTTCATTTCACACAGCTTCAGATCCACCGCCTTGCCGCCGTCAACGGAGATGGAAGTGGCCGTCGGAGTCTCTCCCGCCGGCGACCTGTTCAACTTCGGCAGCCCTTGCTCCTCCCACTATCTCTCCGCTCCTTCCACTCCCTTCTCCTCCCTCAGTGCGCCCACCAGCCCCTCCTCTCTCGCCGTCAACTTCTTCCGCCACGACGACGACGTTCCGATTGGCTCTCCCTCCGCCGTCCCCTTCCGCTGGGAGGAGAAACCCGGCATTCCCAAATCCCCCAATTGCTCCGCCGAGcaagattttgaatttgatttcagCCGTCAGTCGCTCTGCACTAAAGCTTCCCTCTCCGCCGATGAGCTCTTCGTCGGCGGTAAAATCCGGCCGCTCAAACCCCCTCCCGGATTCCAGGTCAGTGTTTTTTCCGACcaaatgttaaattaaaagtttattacaaGTTCCTCtgctaaatttttttcttcgacAGTCGAACATGTCGTCGCCGAGATCGCCGCACAATTCGAGGATTTCCCCTCGGAAAACGAAGAACAGCTCCGACATGAACATCAACGACGACCCATTTGAAGCGGCGCTAATGAAAGAGACTCTTAACCATCGAACCAATTATGAGCTCGCTGATAAACAgagcaaaaacagaggaagaacagaggaaaTCTCATACATTTCCTCTAATTTTGATCGCAAACCCACTCGATCCGTTTCCCCTTACAGAATCTCTTCTCGAACTCCAATTCACGGCGACGGCGACAGCTGCACGGTCGCCGGAAAGTCAAAGTCGTTGTCGTTCTTGTCGGCGATATCGTTCTCTAAGGCCAATAGAAAATGGAGGCTCAGAGACTTATTGTTTCGTAGCACTTCCGAAGGCCGAGCAACGGAGAAAGCTGATAAGCTGAGGTCTACGTACGTTGTAATGTCGGAAAGAATGGAGAACGACGTGAAGATTTCGAGTTTCCGATCAGCCGACAGCGTCGGTCCAAGGAGGCATTTCACAGCGGCGAACCGGACGGTTTCCGAGGAGTTTATGAAGAAGAGGAGCTTTTTGGGCCGTTGCTTGCGGTTTAACCGGTCCGGTATGCAGGAAATTTCTAGAGATATTGGGTCGTTGACACGTGGATGAACCggtagatttttaattttgattttttttttgtttggattgaTAAATGTAagagaatgttttttttctttcagtattttatatataaataaataataaagaatttaagtttttgggcatgttttttttagaggaagataatatatttgtttatatatttaaaaacactaaattaataaataaaaaatatcaactttctatttaaaaatattttttaattttcaaaatggtttaaatggtacttttatttttaaaaaatattaaaaatacctttaatttttttaaaaaattaaaaaaaatactttttccTACCGTACCACATTTCAAAAATgttcataaactttttaaagtaacattaaaacattTGTAAATAATCTATAAAATGTTAATAGACGATTTTAGTTCATATATTGACGGAATCTTTGttgaactttttttataaacgtAAAGGGtgttaatgttaattttaaaattttactggtattttttaaacatagtcgaccgatatatatattataattttttttaattaatctaaaaatttattccgttaattctcaatttattttctctctattaTCTAAAAACTTTCCGActctctcaaatttttttccaAACTCGACAATACATTAAGTTAGTTCAACAATCATATGAACAACAACAGTAGAATCGACGTAACTCTGCTACAAAACgacaaagtttaaaaaaataaggttaaaattttaaacctaatttaacctaaaataaacGTAAACGTTCGTGAACGAAGAAAAAAGGAGTTGGTAACAacactttttccttttcctttttagtgTTTAATTATATGCCAATGTCTATTCACTCCCATCATATTGTTCGTTTATTTAATGGGTCGGTGTTCGTGTTCATGATGTTTGAAGTTACGTCTAATAGGTTAGATGTCAAAACGT from the Cucurbita pepo subsp. pepo cultivar mu-cu-16 unplaced genomic scaffold, ASM280686v2 Cp4.1_scaffold001769, whole genome shotgun sequence genome contains:
- the LOC111786489 gene encoding uncharacterized protein LOC111786489, whose protein sequence is MEVAVGVSPAGDLFNFGSPCSSHYLSAPSTPFSSLSAPTSPSSLAVNFFRHDDDVPIGSPSAVPFRWEEKPGIPKSPNCSAEQDFEFDFSRQSLCTKASLSADELFVGGKIRPLKPPPGFQSNMSSPRSPHNSRISPRKTKNSSDMNINDDPFEAALMKETLNHRTNYELADKQSKNRGRTEEISYISSNFDRKPTRSVSPYRISSRTPIHGDGDSCTVAGKSKSLSFLSAISFSKANRKWRLRDLLFRSTSEGRATEKADKLRSTYVVMSERMENDVKISSFRSADSVGPRRHFTAANRTVSEEFMKKRSFLGRCLRFNRSGMQEISRDIGSLTRG